A window of Sphingomonas adhaesiva contains these coding sequences:
- a CDS encoding ABC transporter substrate-binding protein produces the protein MSLTRSRRRAVAPIAALATLLAVASCGRRPDVGPVVASVIGGAPALADRSRSALPTGDRVLTDALAEGLVRFDAAGQIEPGVAERWIVTDEGMSYIFRLRNARWPDGAAVRAGEVVALLRRQIAAASNNDLAPYLSAVSSIVEMTPEVIEIELSRPRPDLLKLFAQPELALIRARPAGGAGPFRRKEERGAALLLVPAVDPDRDPDEARPAPEDEVLLRGERAASAIVRFVERDSDLVVGGTIADWPMLQAANPAPANIRIDPAAGLFGLAVARRDGFLADAAHRAAVAQAIDRTDLATAISPEWVARDTVLPEQLDSALAPAVPLWATIPVEQRVAAARSVVARWRASNGVPRLGIALPGGPGGTLLWARIARDLYAIGIRPVRLAADDPAADLRLIDRVAPYDSARWYLAEACVACDATAAAAIEAARLADTLPLRAQTLATADAALANDVAFIPLGRPFRWSLVALRLRQWQPNTRAWHPLNRLRSDTN, from the coding sequence TCGGCCCGGTGGTCGCCAGCGTCATCGGCGGCGCGCCCGCGCTGGCGGACCGATCGCGCTCCGCGCTGCCCACGGGCGACCGCGTGCTGACCGACGCGCTGGCGGAGGGACTGGTGCGGTTCGACGCCGCCGGTCAGATCGAGCCCGGCGTCGCGGAGCGCTGGATCGTCACCGACGAGGGCATGAGCTACATCTTCCGCCTGCGCAACGCGCGCTGGCCCGATGGCGCCGCCGTCCGCGCGGGCGAGGTCGTGGCGCTGCTGCGCCGCCAGATCGCCGCCGCATCGAACAACGATCTCGCGCCCTATCTCAGCGCGGTGTCGTCGATCGTCGAGATGACGCCGGAGGTGATCGAGATCGAGCTGTCGCGCCCGCGCCCCGACCTGCTCAAGCTGTTCGCCCAGCCCGAGCTGGCGCTGATCCGCGCCCGCCCGGCCGGCGGTGCGGGGCCGTTCCGCCGCAAGGAGGAGCGCGGCGCCGCGCTGCTGCTGGTCCCCGCCGTCGACCCCGATCGCGATCCCGACGAAGCGCGCCCCGCTCCCGAGGACGAGGTGCTGCTGCGCGGCGAGCGCGCCGCCAGCGCGATCGTCCGCTTCGTCGAGCGCGATTCGGATCTCGTCGTCGGCGGCACGATCGCCGACTGGCCGATGCTACAGGCCGCCAATCCCGCTCCCGCCAATATCCGCATCGATCCCGCCGCGGGGCTGTTCGGGCTGGCGGTGGCGCGCCGCGACGGCTTCCTCGCGGACGCGGCGCACCGCGCCGCCGTGGCACAGGCGATCGACCGCACCGACCTGGCCACGGCCATCTCGCCGGAGTGGGTCGCCCGCGACACCGTGCTGCCAGAGCAGCTCGATTCCGCCCTCGCCCCCGCCGTTCCGCTATGGGCGACGATCCCGGTGGAGCAGCGCGTCGCCGCGGCGCGTTCGGTCGTCGCACGGTGGCGGGCGTCGAACGGCGTACCGCGCCTCGGCATCGCCTTGCCCGGTGGGCCGGGGGGGACGCTGCTCTGGGCGCGGATCGCGCGCGATCTCTACGCCATCGGCATCCGCCCGGTGCGCCTGGCGGCGGACGACCCCGCAGCCGACCTGCGGCTGATCGACCGCGTCGCCCCGTATGACAGCGCGCGCTGGTATCTGGCCGAGGCCTGCGTCGCGTGCGACGCCACCGCCGCCGCGGCGATCGAGGCGGCACGGCTGGCGGATACGCTGCCGCTGCGCGCGCAGACCCTCGCCACGGCCGATGCCGCGCTGGCGAACGACGTCGCCTTCATCCCGCTGGGCCGGCCGTTCCGCTGGTCGCTGGTCGCGCTGCGCCTGCGCCAGTGGCAGCCCAATACGCGCGCGTGGCACCCGTTGAACCGGCTGCGCAGCGATACCAACTAG
- a CDS encoding DUF4112 domain-containing protein: protein MNARPTPFPAGLSAASLPIGRDPAAVRQRVEAMERLLEGLFVIPGINRRVGLDAIIGLVPVVGDLAAAAMGMWIVWEARNLGMGRLALARMTARVGFDAMLGMVPLIGDAADLMYRSNTRNVKRIKRYLDKHHPGTVTVTR from the coding sequence ATGAACGCACGTCCCACTCCCTTTCCCGCGGGCCTGTCCGCCGCTTCCCTGCCGATCGGGCGCGATCCCGCCGCGGTCCGCCAGCGTGTCGAGGCGATGGAGCGGCTGCTCGAGGGGCTGTTCGTCATCCCCGGCATCAACCGGCGCGTCGGGCTGGACGCGATCATCGGACTGGTGCCGGTCGTCGGCGACCTGGCCGCCGCGGCGATGGGCATGTGGATCGTGTGGGAGGCGCGCAACCTGGGCATGGGCAGGCTGGCGCTCGCGCGCATGACGGCGCGGGTCGGGTTCGACGCGATGCTCGGCATGGTGCCGCTGATCGGCGACGCCGCCGACCTGATGTACCGTTCCAACACCCGCAACGTGAAGCGGATCAAGCGCTACCTCGACAAGCACCATCCGGGCACGGTGACGGTAACGCGCTGA